In one window of Sciurus carolinensis chromosome X, mSciCar1.2, whole genome shotgun sequence DNA:
- the Satl1 gene encoding spermidine/spermine N(1)-acetyltransferase-like protein 1, producing the protein MNQSGMKQSSLSNMNQTGTSKSGTGLLDMNQIVMNQPKISTHDAIHLDRKYSRVSQPGMKQSGTSQSGMYQSGLSQSGMDLLDTNQPGILQQSMSQPGMREPGPSQRNLNLQDISQSGMKQPDILKPSMSQIGMREPGPSQRYLNLQDISQSGMKQPDILKPSMSQIGMREPGPSQRYLNLQDISQSGMKQPGIMKPSMSQTGMREPGSSHSGMYLQDINQSSMNQPGILKPGILKPSMSQLGMREPGPNYSGMNLLDINQSGMKQSGILKQGILKPSMSQQGMREPGPSYSGMNLLDINQSGMKQPGVFKPGILKPSMSQPGMREPSPKQPGMLQRSISQPGMRELGPSQPGMDLLDTIQAGMKQSGMWQPGMWQRGPSHSGLNLQDTHQSGMWQPGMRQADTRQLFLGQRSTWQPGISQQFPNQTGTWKPYTSQFRINQADMSQPGMGQPDMSFPGTSQPGRSRRSSSQIGPIHLVRSSSGRSQSGMSKFERSKSPPRKPIMTSFRIRPAEARDCPEILQLIKELAACENMLHAVKLTAMDLLRDGFGENPLFYCLIAEVTNQQTPSGKMPIGFAMYYFTYDPWIGKLLYLEDFYVIEEYRGLGIGAQMLKRLSQIAIMSQCNCMHFLVVIWNQASIEYYTSRGALDLSSEEGWHLFRFNREELMDMAEEE; encoded by the exons ATGAATCAATCAGGTATGAAACAATCAAGCTTATCAAACATGAACCAAACAGGAACAAGTAAGTCAGGCACAGGTTTACTTGATATGAACCAAATAGTCATGAACCAACCAAAAATAAGCACACATGATGCGATCCATCTGGACAGGAAATATTCAAGGGTCAGTCAACCAGGCATGAAGCAATCAGGCACCAGTCAATCAGGCATGTATCAATCAGGCCTAAGCCAATCAGGCATGGATCTACTAGACACAAACCAACCAGGCATTTTGCAACAAAGCATGAGTCAACCAGGTATGAGAGAACCAGGCCCAAGCCAAAGAAACTTGAATCTACAGGACATAAGCCAATCAGGCATGAAACAACCAGACATTTTGAAACCAAGCATGAGCCAAATAGGTATGAGAGAACCAGGCCCAAGCCAAAGATACTTGAATCTACAGGACATAAGCCAATCAGGTATGAAACAACCAGACATTTTGAAACCAAGCATGAGCCAAATAGGTATGAGAGAACCAGGCCCAAGCCAAAGATACTTGAATCTACAGGACATAAGCCAATCAGGCATGAAACAACCAGGCATTATGAAACCAAGCATGAGCCAAACAGGTATGAGAGAACCAGGCTCAAGCCATTCAGGTATGTATCTACAGGACATAAACCAATCAAGCATGAATCAACCAGGCATTTTGAAACCAGGCATTTTGAAACCAAGCATGAGCCAACTAGGTATGAGAGAACCAGGCCCAAACTATTCAGGTATGAATCTACTGGACATAAACCAATCAGGCATGAAACAATCAGGCATTTTGAAACAAGGCATTTTGAAACCGAGCATGAGCCAACAAGGTATGAGAGAACCAGGCCCAAGCTATTCAGGTATGAATCTACTGGACATAAACCAATCAGGCATGAAACAACCAGGCGTTTTTAAACCAGGCATTTTGAAACCGAGCATGAGCCAACCAGGTATGAGAGAACCAAGCCCAAAGCAACCAGGCATGTTGCAACGCAGCATTAGTCAACCAGGTATGAGAGAACTAGGCCCAAGCCAACCAGGAATGGATTTACTGGACACAATCCAAGCAGGCATGAAACAATCAGGCATGTGGCAACCAGGTATGTGGCAACGAGGCCCAAGCCATTCTGGCTTGAATTTACAGGACACACACCAATCAGGCATGTGGCAACCAGGCATGAGGCAAGCAGACACCAGGCAACTATTCCTGGGTCAACGAAGCACGTGGCAACCAGGTATAAGCCAACAGTTTCCAAACCAAACAGGCACATGGAAACCATACACAAGCCAATTCAGAATAAACCAAGCAGATATGAGTCAACCAGGCATGGGCCAACCAGACATGAGTTTTCCAGGAACAAGCCAACCAGGCAGGAGCCGACGAAGTTCCAGTCAAATAGGGCCAATCCACTTAGTCAGGAGTTCATCAGGAAGGAGCCAGTCAGGTATGAGCAAATTTGAAAGGAGTAAATCACCCCCAAGGAAACCAATCATGACTTCTTTCCGAATAAGACCTGCAGAGGCTCGAGACTGCCCAGAAATTCTGCAGCTGATTAAA GAATTGGCTGCCTGTGAAAATATGTTACATGCAGTGAAGTTAACAGCAATGG ATTTATTGAGGGATGGCTTTGGGGAAAATCCCCTTTTCTACTGCCTGATTGCTGAAGTAACCAATCAACAAACACCATCAG GCAAAATGCCCATTGGATTTGCCATGTACTACTTCACGTATGACCCCTGGATTGGCAAGTTACTTTACCTAGAGGATTTTTATGTCATTGAAGAATACCGAG GCCTAGGTATTGGAGCTCAAATGCTGAAGAGGCTAAGTCAG atAGCCATCATGAGCCAATGTAACTGCATGCACTTTCTTGTTGTCATTTGGAACCAGGCTTCTATTGAGTATTACACAAGTCGAGGGGCTTTAGACCTTTCTTCTGAAGAGGGCTGGCATTTATTCAGGTTTAACAGAGAAGAACTCATGGACATGgcagaagaagaatga